One Qipengyuania gaetbuli genomic region harbors:
- a CDS encoding DUF2093 domain-containing protein, whose protein sequence is MLMNKNSGPSSGEAKLQYGPNGFRVLRAGQHVFCAASGVPIALEELRYWSVEYQEAYATPQLATERLKP, encoded by the coding sequence ATGTTGATGAACAAGAATTCCGGCCCGTCTTCGGGCGAGGCAAAGCTGCAATACGGCCCCAACGGTTTCCGCGTCCTGCGCGCGGGCCAGCACGTCTTCTGCGCGGCATCGGGCGTGCCGATCGCGCTGGAGGAACTGCGCTACTGGTCGGTCGAATACCAGGAAGCCTATGCGACGCCGCAGCTGGCGACCGAGCGGCTGAAGCCGTGA